Proteins encoded by one window of Candidatus Omnitrophota bacterium:
- a CDS encoding aminotransferase class I/II-fold pyridoxal phosphate-dependent enzyme, giving the protein MSRSFELADRLKKLPPYLFAEIDRAKRELRNKKISFIDLSIGDPDIPAPTAVLKKIFEASAIKSNQKYALDAGKASLRAAIQKWMKKRFSVNLDPGSEILPLIGSKEGLVHFPLAFAGAGDYVLIPSPGYPGYRAAALFAGARVHEMPLLEKNAFLPELKKIPVSVRNKAKIMYLNYPNNPTTALAPKSFLEEAVRFCSKHGIILAYDNAYSEIFFEKKPVSVLQIKGAKEVAVEFHSFSKTFCMTGFRLGWACGSAHLVGGLLKLKTNIDSGVWGAIQEGGAHALNKEWKYTDSLRKQFAARRNLFVAGLKKKGFDGIHADSAFYVWARLPRGYSSSIEYAAHLLKDKNIVATPGLGFGSHGEGFIRFALTTGTAELKKALQKL; this is encoded by the coding sequence GTGAGCAGATCTTTTGAGCTGGCCGACAGGCTGAAAAAACTTCCGCCGTATCTTTTCGCTGAGATAGACAGGGCGAAGAGGGAACTCAGAAACAAAAAAATATCTTTCATAGACCTCAGTATAGGGGATCCGGATATTCCCGCCCCGACGGCCGTTTTGAAAAAGATTTTTGAGGCATCCGCCATCAAGTCAAATCAGAAATACGCTCTGGACGCGGGCAAAGCTTCACTGAGGGCGGCTATACAGAAGTGGATGAAGAAGCGTTTTTCAGTCAATCTTGATCCGGGCAGTGAGATACTCCCTCTGATAGGTTCAAAGGAAGGCCTTGTGCACTTTCCTCTGGCTTTTGCCGGAGCGGGGGATTATGTTTTAATACCGTCGCCGGGTTATCCGGGATACAGGGCCGCGGCTTTGTTCGCGGGTGCGCGTGTTCATGAGATGCCGCTACTTGAGAAAAACGCTTTTTTGCCGGAACTGAAAAAAATCCCCGTGTCCGTCAGGAACAAGGCGAAAATAATGTATCTCAATTACCCCAACAATCCGACCACGGCGCTGGCACCGAAAAGTTTTCTTGAGGAAGCGGTGCGGTTCTGCTCCAAACACGGCATAATCCTCGCCTATGACAACGCTTATTCGGAGATATTCTTTGAAAAAAAACCGGTGAGTGTGCTTCAGATAAAAGGCGCTAAAGAAGTGGCGGTGGAGTTCCATTCTTTCTCCAAAACCTTCTGTATGACGGGTTTCAGGTTGGGCTGGGCCTGCGGTTCTGCGCATCTTGTCGGCGGCCTTCTGAAGCTGAAGACGAACATAGATTCGGGTGTGTGGGGCGCCATTCAGGAGGGCGGTGCGCACGCTCTGAATAAAGAATGGAAATACACGGACAGTTTGCGTAAGCAGTTTGCCGCGCGCCGTAATTTGTTTGTCGCCGGCCTTAAGAAAAAAGGTTTTGATGGCATACACGCGGATTCCGCGTTTTATGTATGGGCGCGTCTTCCCCGGGGCTACAGCTCTTCAATAGAATACGCCGCGCATCTCCTCAAAGACAAAAATATAGTGGCGACGCCCGGTCTGGGTTTCGGCTCTCACGGCGAAGGTTTTATACGATTCGCCCTCACCACAGGCACGGCCGAACTCAAAAAA
- a CDS encoding diaminopimelate epimerase: MRTFYKLSASGNDFILIDSFKTALPQSYLRKFAVKHCARKTGIGADGLLVIEKSRKADFRMRIFNSDGSEAEMCGNGARCSALWFFIKKSGKSSLKFETKAGMIEAVRAKNRIKLRMTPPVDMEVGISLSVAGRKLALDFVNTGVPHAVVAVTGLDKLDIVKIAPAIRYHRHFAPAGTNVDFMEHLGGNRIKIRTYERGVEDETLACGTGSVASALISLDRFNTGGKKNKGKIEVRVKSGETLSIYFERKNGIIKNVWLEGTAAVIFKGELPESGEGE, encoded by the coding sequence TTCAAGACGGCCTTGCCGCAGAGTTATCTGAGGAAATTCGCCGTTAAGCACTGCGCCAGAAAAACCGGAATAGGCGCCGACGGTCTGCTCGTCATAGAGAAGTCCCGTAAAGCTGATTTCAGGATGAGGATATTCAATTCCGACGGGAGTGAGGCCGAGATGTGCGGCAACGGCGCCCGCTGCTCGGCTCTCTGGTTCTTCATCAAAAAAAGCGGGAAAAGCTCCCTGAAGTTTGAGACTAAGGCAGGGATGATAGAGGCTGTGCGCGCAAAAAACAGGATCAAGCTCAGGATGACGCCTCCCGTCGATATGGAAGTGGGCATCAGCCTGTCCGTGGCCGGACGGAAGTTGGCGCTTGATTTTGTAAACACTGGCGTGCCTCACGCTGTCGTGGCAGTGACAGGCCTTGATAAGCTCGACATCGTGAAAATCGCCCCCGCGATACGCTATCACAGGCATTTCGCGCCCGCGGGCACGAATGTTGATTTCATGGAGCATCTCGGCGGAAACAGAATAAAGATAAGAACCTACGAGAGAGGTGTGGAAGACGAGACGCTCGCCTGCGGCACAGGCTCGGTCGCTTCGGCGCTTATCTCGCTCGACCGTTTTAACACGGGCGGTAAAAAGAATAAGGGAAAGATAGAGGTGAGGGTCAAAAGCGGAGAGACGCTGAGTATTTACTTTGAAAGAAAAAACGGCATAATAAAAAATGTCTGGCTGGAAGGCACGGCGGCGGTGATATTTAAGGGTGAACTGCCGGAGTCAGGGGAGGGAGAGTGA